The Argentina anserina chromosome 3, drPotAnse1.1, whole genome shotgun sequence genome includes a region encoding these proteins:
- the LOC126785694 gene encoding zinc finger CCCH domain-containing protein 44-like, producing MKKKINRENWEDWCFICKDGGRLMLCDHEGCSKVYHPKCVGRSKYILKIRKRWTCRKHLCSQGKNKEGLCKECLQLVRLAESNSEYRSDGKRIDFEDRDTFECRFKECWEIIKENGGLTLDDVNLFPKKAEAEEFIFDDNDNDDHLRFQKSMLPKRLKVEAEFIGWGSEPLIGFLKSVKKDTSKQLSQRELGSAIYEYVIERHLLEYTNKKTKIRCDWRLNKFFRKDEVDVVDVFSFLDQHLENIEETCYASIVASNMKLIYLRGSLVEKLILEQPESWERKVVGSFVRVENYEGHNSSDHKLIQVKGTTNKSGETLLELLGREDPISISLLSDCHFTEEECEDLLSKETYSCID from the exons atgaagaagaaaataaataggGAAAACTGGGAGGATTGGTGCTTCATCTGCAAAGATGGTGGGCGTTTAATGCTATGTGACCACGAGGGCTGCTCGAAAGTTTATCATCCTAAATGTGTAGGAAGAAGCAAATACATCCTCAAAATCAGAAAGCGGTGGACTTGTAGGAAGCACTTGTGTTCCCA AGGGAAGAACAAGGAAGGCCTCTGCAAGGAGTGTTTGCAGCTTGTTAGGCTCGCGGAATCGAACTCAGAATATAGATCAGATGGAAAGAGAATAGACTTCGAGGATAGGGACACATTTGAATGCCGATTCAAGGAGTGTTGGGAAATCATAAAAGAAAACGGGGGCTTGACTTTGGATGATGTTAATTTATTCCCCAA GAAGGCAGAAGCAGAagaatttatatttgatgacaATGATAATGATGATCATCTACGATTTCAGAAATCTATGTTACCAAAAAGGCTGAAGGTAGAAGCAGAATTCATCGGATGGGGATCGGAACCTTTGATCGGGTTCCTCAAatccgttaagaaagatacaagCAAACAATTATCACAGCGTGAGTTGGGATCTGCAATCTATGAGTATGTCATCGAGAGACACTTACTTGAGTACACAAATAAGAAGACAAAGATCAGATGTGACTGGAGGCTGAATAAATTTTTTAGAAAGGATGAGGTAGATGTGGTCGATGTATTTAGTTTTCTGGATCAACATTTGGAAAATATTGAAGAGACCTGTTATGCATCTATAGTAGCTAGTAACATGAAGCTTATATACTTGAGGGGGAGTTTAGTGGAGAAGTTGATATTGGAGCAGCCCGAAAGTTGGGAGAGAAAGGTGGTGGGAAGCTTTGTGCGAGTGGAAAATTATGAAGGACATAACTCTTCTGATCACAAACTCATACAAGTTAAGGGCACTACTAACAAGAGTGGAGAGACTCTTCTGGAATTGCTTGGAAGAGAGGATCCTATATCAATTTCTCTGTTATCGGATTGCCACTTCACCGAGGAAGAATGTGAGGATTTGCTTTCTAAGGAGACATACAGTTGCATAGATTGA
- the LOC126789233 gene encoding triose phosphate/phosphate translocator, chloroplastic has product MESRVLSRATAFASSVPSLRKSARHPASAVSFVSAPRRSIGAVSEGGNLIWGRQLRPALLLEASPSRRETTVNPCHAAAAAEGGDSAGDKPAPAGFFDKYPALLTGFFFFMWYFLNVIFNILNKKIYNYFPYPYFVSVIHLGVGVVYCLLSWAVGLPKRAPMDSTQLKLLIPVAACHALGHVTSNVSFAAVAVSFTHTIKALEPFFNASASQFILGQSIPLPLWLSLAPVVLGVSMASLTELSFNWLGFISAMISNISFTYRSIYSKKAMTDMDSTNLYAYISIIALFFCLPPAIIVEGPQLLKHGFADAIAKVGLVKFVTDLLWVGLFYHLYNQLATNTLERVAPLTHAVGNVLKRVFVIGFSIVVFGNKISTQTGIGTAIAIAGVAIYSFLKAKIEEEKRQAKAA; this is encoded by the exons atggAGTCGCGAGTGCTGTCACGCGCCACCGCCTTCGCCTCCTCCGTCCCCAGCCTCCGCAAGTCCGCGCGCCACCCCGCCTCCGCGGTCTCGTTCGTCTCGGCGCCCCGCCGGTCGATCGGCGCCGTCAGCGAGGGCGGGAACTTGATCTGGGGGAGGCAGCTCCGCCCGGCGTTGCTCCTCGAGGCGTCTCCGTCGAGGAGGGAGACGACTGTCAACCCCTGCcatgccgccgccgccgccgaggGAGGCGATTCCGCCGG AGATAAGCCCGCTCCGGCCGGTTTCTTCGACAAGTACCCGGCGCTGCTCACcggcttctttttcttcatgtg GTACTTCCTGAACGTGATTTTCAACATATTGAACAAGAAGATCTACAACTACTTCCCGTATCCATA CTTCGTGTCAGTGATACACTTGGGAGTTGGGGTGGTTTACTGTCTGCTCAGCTGGGCAGTTGGCCTTCCTAAGCGCGCT CCTATGGACTCGACCCAATTGAAGTTGCTGATCCCTGTCGCGGCGTGCCACGCGCTGGGGCACGTCACCAGCAATGTCTCATTTGCAGCCGTAGCTGTCTCATTCACTCACACCATCAAAG cTCTTGAGCCATTTTTCAATGCCTCTGCTTCTCAGTTCATACTTGGACAATCGATCCCCTTGCCCTTGTGGTTGTCTTTGGCCCCTGTTGTTCTTG GTGTGTCGATGGCGTCACTCACTGAGTTGTCATTCAATTGGCTTGGTTTCATTAGTGCTATGATTTCAAACATCTCCTTCACCTACAGGAGTATCTATTCAAAGAAAGCCATG ACTGATATGGATAGTACCAATTTGTATGCCTACATCTCAATCATCGCACTGTTTTTCTGCCTTCCACCCGCCATCATT GTGGAGGGACCTCAACTGCTCAAGCACGGTTTCGCTGATGCAATTGCTAAAGTAGGCCTTGTCAAGTTTGTTACTGATCTTCTTTGGGTGGGGTTGTTTTACCATCTCTACAATCAG CTGGCCACCAACACCCTTGAGAGAGTGGCACCTCTTACACATGCAGTTGGGAATGTGTTGAAACGTGTCTTTGTGATTGGTTTCTCAATTGTTGTCTTTG GTAACAAGATTTCAACACAAACTGGTATCGGAACGGCCATTGCAATTGCTGGAGTTGCAATCTACTCTTTCCTCAAGGCCAAGATAGAGGAAGAGAAACGA CAAGCAAAAGCTGCATAA